The following coding sequences lie in one Pontibacter sp. G13 genomic window:
- a CDS encoding carboxyl transferase domain-containing protein, with the protein MLASNFSPHTPQAEANRQANLGLIDRLRTHWEESCDPGKAKYIERAKQSGKMLARERIDLLIDPHTPFLELLPLAGLGKKGNIALGGTMIGGIGLISGVVCLITANIPTIKGGTIDVVTLQKGFRLNEIARENRLPVVHLVESGGANLPEQAQIFNHGGQNFRDITRRSKAGIPTISVVFGNSTAGGAYIPGMSDYSIFVKDQAKVFLAGPPLVYMATQEVVDDESLGGADMHSKVSGVSDYLAESEADGIRMARKWIHRLKPVFPTHSTSTDWLPPKLPAEDLLGIIPSDLKTPFDVREIIGRLVDGSEFDEFKPDYGETLVCGFADIMGHPVGILANNGVLFSSSAQKGAHFIQLCNRQRTPLIFLQNITGFMVGERYETGGIIKHGAQLINAVSNSEVPSITLMIGASYGAGNYAMNGRAFQPRFLFAWPNAKIAVMGSEQLGGVMEIIQRQAAKKAGREVDEQQLDQMKQMMQMQVDRESDAFYASGQLWDDGIIDPRDSRHVLGFCLSVIHQQPISGADSFGVFRF; encoded by the coding sequence ATGCTCGCTTCCAATTTCTCTCCTCACACGCCTCAGGCCGAGGCCAATCGCCAAGCCAATCTTGGCCTCATCGATCGCCTCCGAACCCACTGGGAGGAAAGCTGCGATCCCGGCAAAGCCAAATATATCGAACGCGCCAAGCAATCCGGAAAAATGCTGGCCAGAGAACGGATCGACCTGCTCATTGATCCGCATACGCCCTTCCTCGAATTGCTCCCGCTAGCAGGCTTGGGGAAGAAAGGCAATATCGCTCTAGGCGGAACCATGATCGGCGGAATAGGCTTGATCAGTGGCGTGGTATGCCTGATTACGGCGAATATTCCCACGATCAAAGGAGGGACCATCGATGTCGTGACGCTCCAAAAAGGCTTTCGACTCAATGAGATCGCTCGGGAGAATCGTCTTCCGGTCGTTCATCTGGTGGAATCGGGTGGAGCCAATCTTCCCGAGCAGGCTCAAATCTTCAATCACGGCGGCCAGAATTTTCGGGATATCACCCGTAGGTCCAAAGCCGGCATTCCCACCATTTCTGTGGTGTTTGGGAATTCCACGGCGGGGGGAGCCTATATCCCCGGAATGTCTGATTACAGCATATTTGTGAAGGATCAGGCCAAGGTGTTTCTGGCTGGACCTCCCTTGGTTTACATGGCGACCCAAGAAGTGGTGGACGACGAATCGTTGGGAGGAGCGGATATGCACAGCAAGGTCTCTGGCGTATCGGATTATCTGGCAGAGAGTGAAGCCGATGGTATCCGGATGGCCAGAAAGTGGATACATCGCCTCAAACCCGTATTTCCCACCCATTCTACATCGACAGATTGGCTGCCTCCCAAGCTGCCGGCAGAAGATCTGCTGGGGATCATTCCTTCAGATCTGAAGACGCCCTTCGATGTCCGGGAAATCATTGGGCGACTGGTGGATGGGTCGGAATTTGATGAATTCAAGCCTGATTATGGAGAGACCTTGGTGTGTGGGTTTGCGGACATTATGGGACATCCGGTAGGGATTTTGGCCAATAATGGGGTGTTGTTTTCTTCCTCGGCCCAGAAGGGGGCTCATTTTATCCAGCTGTGCAATCGACAGCGTACACCACTCATTTTCCTGCAAAATATCACAGGCTTCATGGTCGGTGAACGCTACGAGACTGGTGGGATCATCAAGCACGGTGCACAACTCATCAATGCCGTTTCCAACAGCGAAGTTCCTTCCATCACGCTCATGATAGGGGCTTCCTATGGGGCTGGAAACTACGCGATGAATGGCCGTGCATTCCAGCCAAGATTCCTATTCGCTTGGCCCAACGCCAAAATTGCAGTCATGGGCTCGGAGCAATTGGGCGGTGTCATGGAAATCATCCAGCGTCAGGCTGCCAAAAAAGCAGGACGTGAGGTCGATGAACAGCAACTGGACCAGATGAAGCAAATGATGCAAATGCAAGTGGATCGTGAATCTGACGCATTTTATGCTTCTGGTCAATTGTGGGATGATGGAATCATCGACCCCCGAGATAGTAGGCATGTGTTGGGCTTTTGCCTATCGGTTATTCATCAGCAACCCATTTCCGGAGCGGATAGCTTTGGGGTATTCAGATTTTAG
- a CDS encoding tetratricopeptide repeat protein codes for MNRNLRPILTFCLLVLVMGPVLAQTSQDWVNKGQEAVNEQRYQAALQLFDQAIQLDAKNASAHDYQGYAYLMLKQYAQAEMAFSTAIELHLYDNRARQRNPQGRIGNMAVALPGGTQSGSGKLARLYNNRGVARYNQRKTTAAIQDFNRALELDEHLQQASLNLKEANGTQAGRPSFTRPTTTNSGSTLTPNRRMTNAMYQRPPNAMEPVDPKQAKKSTVKLRDNRLEFIDMASQTRGGDRFAAPEVKNRKVPLRGKAYKHPDYAFATANYVTVEQVKILPKITVITFKVVNPTAKDYDVCVYPPRNPKAYYLTDGGESVKRRINLRKVSNIATYPGKTTLKPDEPLYFTLEFDKIPDNIHTIHIVEGGRDDGQAWNFYQVDLTKFRL; via the coding sequence ATGAATAGAAATTTACGCCCAATCCTTACCTTCTGTCTATTGGTACTTGTCATGGGGCCTGTCCTCGCCCAAACTTCCCAAGATTGGGTGAACAAGGGTCAAGAGGCGGTGAACGAGCAACGGTATCAAGCGGCTTTACAGCTTTTTGATCAGGCGATCCAGTTGGATGCAAAAAATGCCTCCGCTCACGATTATCAGGGATATGCCTACCTCATGCTCAAGCAATATGCACAGGCTGAAATGGCATTTTCCACAGCCATTGAGTTGCACTTGTATGACAATCGCGCTCGTCAGCGCAATCCTCAAGGCAGAATCGGCAACATGGCAGTTGCGCTTCCAGGTGGGACACAATCCGGAAGTGGAAAGTTGGCGAGATTGTACAACAACCGGGGCGTTGCCAGATACAATCAGCGCAAAACCACTGCTGCCATTCAGGACTTCAACCGAGCCTTGGAGCTAGATGAGCATTTGCAACAAGCCTCCTTGAATCTCAAGGAAGCCAATGGTACCCAAGCTGGAAGACCTTCGTTTACGCGACCTACTACCACCAATAGCGGAAGTACGCTGACGCCCAATCGTCGGATGACCAATGCGATGTACCAGCGTCCTCCCAATGCGATGGAACCGGTAGATCCGAAGCAAGCCAAAAAGTCCACCGTGAAACTGCGGGACAATCGTCTGGAATTCATTGACATGGCTTCCCAGACACGTGGTGGAGATCGATTTGCCGCACCAGAGGTGAAAAACCGCAAGGTGCCGCTGAGAGGAAAGGCTTACAAGCATCCAGATTATGCATTTGCCACAGCCAATTATGTCACGGTCGAGCAAGTGAAGATTTTGCCGAAAATCACCGTCATCACCTTCAAAGTGGTCAATCCCACGGCCAAGGATTACGATGTGTGCGTATATCCGCCTCGCAATCCCAAAGCCTATTATCTGACGGATGGCGGAGAATCTGTCAAGCGCCGAATCAACCTCAGAAAGGTCTCCAACATCGCCACTTATCCCGGCAAGACCACGTTGAAACCTGATGAGCCGCTATACTTCACCCTGGAATTCGACAAAATCCCTGACAACATCCACACCATCCATATCGTGGAAGGTGGCCGGGACGATGGGCAAGCTTGGAACTTCTACCAAGTAGACCTGACGAAATTCCGACTCTAG
- a CDS encoding tetratricopeptide repeat protein, whose protein sequence is MVRIPHLILALLFVLPFSVNAQPPLTILAYKAEKKYQEAKTLVDQSAFTSALPLLDEVLELNPEHEWAYAVRGEVLFSLRQYEAAIDDYVTAFRQHPDQPDYMNEAGAAAMELQVYESAEIYFRKALEVDPNHLEASQNLAAIQDFLASRRNHSGGNTQPAQVTTGRPYQREGTITRPTQGGNRPTFNTGGNRPTFGKNEPSNAGSNTVNPSSTPNTGSAQQGNPEIVPLQRNRKYTRKEFAVGKQTDASFNIIQIQVTPQLTQITFEMVGVGEEPYDVHFDQIGGESAWRLYSIDYSKSYKLRGIRLPGWPNRPFTLNPGEKKVFTATFDPLDPGVNTFHLQEGSGQFKYAWNFYNIQLSPNP, encoded by the coding sequence ATGGTACGCATTCCACACCTGATTTTGGCGCTGCTCTTCGTCCTACCTTTCTCTGTCAACGCACAGCCTCCCCTTACCATTCTGGCCTACAAAGCCGAAAAGAAATACCAGGAAGCCAAGACGTTGGTGGATCAGTCTGCCTTTACTTCAGCATTGCCATTGCTGGATGAGGTTTTGGAGCTGAATCCTGAGCACGAATGGGCGTATGCAGTGCGCGGCGAGGTCTTGTTTAGCCTCCGCCAATACGAAGCGGCCATTGACGACTACGTGACGGCCTTCCGCCAACATCCTGATCAGCCCGACTACATGAATGAAGCCGGAGCGGCAGCGATGGAATTGCAGGTGTACGAGTCTGCGGAGATTTATTTCAGAAAGGCATTGGAGGTCGATCCCAATCACCTGGAAGCTTCCCAGAACTTGGCGGCGATTCAGGACTTTTTGGCTTCGAGACGCAACCATTCTGGAGGAAATACTCAGCCTGCTCAGGTCACCACAGGAAGACCTTATCAGCGTGAGGGAACCATTACCCGACCCACACAAGGAGGAAATCGTCCTACCTTCAATACTGGAGGAAATCGGCCCACGTTTGGGAAAAACGAGCCTTCCAATGCCGGGTCCAATACCGTGAACCCATCCAGTACGCCCAACACCGGTTCAGCACAGCAAGGCAATCCCGAAATTGTGCCCTTGCAACGCAACCGAAAATACACCCGCAAGGAATTTGCTGTCGGCAAACAAACCGATGCCAGCTTCAACATTATACAAATCCAAGTTACGCCTCAATTAACTCAGATCACCTTCGAGATGGTCGGCGTAGGAGAAGAGCCCTACGATGTTCATTTTGACCAAATTGGAGGAGAGAGTGCCTGGAGGTTGTACAGCATCGACTATTCCAAATCCTATAAGCTTCGAGGTATCCGACTTCCAGGATGGCCCAATCGTCCCTTCACCCTCAATCCGGGGGAAAAGAAGGTCTTTACGGCCACCTTTGATCCGCTGGACCCAGGGGTGAATACTTTTCACCTTCAGGAAGGTTCGGGTCAGTTCAAGTACGCCTGGAACTTCTACAACATCCAGTTATCGCCCAATCCCTAA
- a CDS encoding type II toxin-antitoxin system RelE/ParE family toxin has product MQIEFKKQYLKDLFEGKVSPYKKYRSNPQLVQQYIKTINKLRAATHIEQLYQIHSLRYEKKQGDLAGISAVWINRQYRILFREVSTQGEGLTIDLLEIQELSKHYES; this is encoded by the coding sequence ATGCAAATTGAGTTCAAGAAGCAGTACCTGAAGGATTTATTTGAAGGGAAGGTAAGTCCATACAAGAAGTATCGCTCGAATCCGCAACTGGTCCAACAGTACATCAAGACCATCAATAAATTGCGAGCGGCGACCCACATAGAGCAATTGTATCAGATTCATTCTCTGAGGTACGAGAAGAAACAGGGGGATTTGGCTGGAATAAGTGCCGTGTGGATCAATAGGCAGTATCGGATTCTCTTTCGGGAGGTGTCCACGCAGGGGGAAGGTCTCACGATAGACCTGCTGGAAATACAAGAATTGTCCAAACACTATGAATCGTGA
- a CDS encoding HigA family addiction module antitoxin produces MNRETMAQTDHLVPLHATHPGELLVDELEFREMPQAELARTIGMSRTQLNEILKGKRALTADLAILLEEVLGIDAQYWMSLQAQYDLDQARIRQSRRLDMLKRWKAHHTQIPVKLFKQAGIIQGDPALDIPALEAVYGVAFESISTYSAQPLEAIYYRQSPSLRKDHLAIVGWVKLVQYDAKRRTAHAFDIQHQGALIQALKQSFLHNQDLQSKIPEILEEHGIACVIQPVSAGIPVDGLAFWNEDGPAIALTFRHKRIDRFMFSLFHELGHIFLHMGQDRDRAFLDVGRTEGQAQALANRELEADAFAQNQLIPEDAWRRFRTEHPHRPTRESILQLAHANQVPPAVVVGRWKFETGNWKAKFGMSDKIG; encoded by the coding sequence ATGAATCGTGAAACCATGGCCCAAACAGATCACCTAGTCCCGCTACATGCAACCCATCCGGGAGAATTGCTGGTGGACGAATTGGAGTTTCGGGAAATGCCACAGGCAGAATTGGCACGAACCATTGGGATGAGCAGAACCCAACTCAATGAAATTCTCAAAGGGAAAAGGGCACTAACTGCCGATTTGGCCATATTGCTGGAGGAGGTATTGGGAATCGATGCCCAATACTGGATGTCTTTGCAGGCTCAATATGATTTGGATCAAGCGCGTATCCGCCAATCGAGGAGACTTGACATGCTCAAAAGATGGAAGGCACATCATACCCAGATTCCTGTCAAGCTATTCAAACAAGCGGGAATCATTCAGGGTGATCCCGCTCTAGATATCCCAGCCCTTGAAGCGGTGTACGGAGTGGCCTTCGAGTCCATCTCAACCTATTCAGCTCAGCCGCTAGAGGCGATTTATTATCGGCAATCCCCTTCCCTACGCAAGGATCATCTCGCCATTGTTGGATGGGTAAAACTTGTCCAATATGATGCGAAAAGACGGACTGCCCATGCATTTGATATCCAACATCAGGGTGCATTGATTCAAGCCCTGAAGCAATCCTTTCTGCACAACCAAGATCTCCAATCGAAGATTCCTGAGATCCTAGAGGAGCATGGGATCGCCTGTGTGATTCAGCCAGTATCGGCAGGAATCCCCGTAGATGGTTTAGCATTTTGGAATGAAGATGGCCCTGCTATAGCCTTGACCTTTCGGCACAAACGAATTGATCGCTTCATGTTCAGCCTCTTTCACGAATTGGGGCATATCTTTCTGCACATGGGACAGGATCGAGACCGGGCATTTCTGGATGTAGGACGGACCGAGGGGCAAGCCCAAGCGTTAGCCAACAGAGAGTTGGAAGCGGATGCGTTTGCCCAGAATCAGTTGATTCCGGAGGATGCATGGCGAAGGTTCCGCACCGAACATCCACACCGACCCACGCGGGAATCCATTTTGCAGTTGGCTCATGCGAATCAGGTACCGCCTGCTGTAGTAGTTGGCAGGTGGAAATTCGAGACCGGAAATTGGAAGGCAAAATTCGGGATGTCCGACAAAATCGGTTGA
- a CDS encoding NUDIX hydrolase, whose translation MNIKKNGISFDAPALQVNPWTTLNSFQMYENPWISLTEHQVLNPSGKPGIYGVVHFKGDAVGVVPYDDGHVWLVGQYRYALNQYSWEIPEGGSPPGESTLDTAWRELKEETGLTAEHYEPLLEMHLSNSVSDEWGIVYLATGLSMGDAEPEDTEDLKVCRMPLDEVFSKIESGQITDSLTVASIYKLMILKLQGKLD comes from the coding sequence ATGAACATCAAGAAGAACGGAATTTCATTTGACGCCCCGGCCCTTCAGGTCAATCCCTGGACCACCCTCAACTCCTTCCAGATGTACGAAAATCCGTGGATTTCCCTCACGGAGCATCAAGTCCTCAATCCCAGCGGAAAGCCCGGCATCTACGGAGTCGTGCATTTCAAGGGAGATGCGGTCGGAGTCGTGCCCTACGACGATGGGCATGTATGGCTGGTCGGCCAGTACCGCTACGCATTGAATCAGTATTCCTGGGAGATTCCCGAAGGCGGTTCCCCTCCCGGAGAGTCCACGCTAGATACCGCATGGCGAGAGTTGAAGGAAGAGACGGGTTTGACGGCCGAGCATTACGAGCCACTTCTGGAGATGCATCTGTCCAACTCCGTCTCGGATGAATGGGGCATTGTGTACCTCGCTACCGGCCTCAGCATGGGCGACGCCGAGCCGGAGGATACCGAGGACCTCAAAGTATGTCGCATGCCATTGGATGAGGTGTTCTCCAAGATCGAGTCGGGTCAGATCACCGATTCGCTCACGGTTGCATCCATCTACAAGCTCATGATCCTGAAACTTCAGGGCAAATTGGATTAG
- a CDS encoding AI-2E family transporter — MKPWQQTLLIIASIILVGVLVYFFHSIFAYILVAAIMGMIGRPVMELLDKVHIQRFYLPNAIKAIITLFVIYGGLFTLFLLLIPPIISRGQELSTISTNPGEFFKGLEAPLMQLEAFLKDKSLIPSDASLPNMIRETIISFSQDVLDIGQVSDAVKSLAGATGGFFAALFSVTFISFFFLEDRGLFRRIILTITPDAYDEKMNNVLTNIRPLLTRYFVGVLLEVLLVGGLISLGLFILGVEDALMIGFFAGCFNVIPYLGPIIGAVMGLLLTTLGGLHMEFYSQLLPLLAKVAVVFAIVQLIDNMVFQPLIYSSSVKAHPLEIFLVILMAGSIAGVGGMILAIPTYTLIRVIAKEFFSEFKIVQSITKSI, encoded by the coding sequence ATGAAACCTTGGCAACAAACGCTTCTCATCATCGCTTCCATTATCCTCGTCGGGGTATTGGTGTATTTCTTCCACAGTATCTTCGCCTACATTCTCGTAGCAGCGATTATGGGGATGATCGGCCGGCCCGTCATGGAGCTGTTGGACAAGGTGCATATCCAGCGATTTTACCTGCCCAATGCCATCAAGGCCATCATCACGCTGTTCGTGATCTATGGAGGATTATTCACGTTGTTTTTGCTCTTGATCCCGCCGATCATTTCTCGGGGACAAGAATTGAGTACCATCTCCACCAACCCCGGGGAATTCTTCAAAGGGCTTGAGGCCCCGCTGATGCAGCTTGAGGCATTTCTCAAAGACAAATCCCTGATCCCCTCAGATGCGAGTCTGCCCAACATGATCCGAGAAACCATCATCTCCTTCTCTCAGGATGTGCTGGATATTGGACAGGTGTCGGATGCCGTGAAATCCTTGGCGGGTGCCACAGGAGGCTTTTTTGCAGCCCTTTTTTCTGTGACCTTCATTTCCTTTTTCTTCCTCGAAGATCGGGGGCTGTTCCGTCGCATTATCTTGACGATTACGCCGGATGCCTATGATGAAAAGATGAACAATGTCCTCACCAATATTCGTCCGCTGCTCACCCGATATTTCGTGGGGGTCTTGTTGGAAGTGCTGCTGGTGGGCGGGTTGATCTCTTTGGGGTTGTTTATTTTGGGTGTCGAGGACGCGCTGATGATCGGGTTTTTTGCGGGCTGTTTCAATGTGATTCCCTATCTGGGACCGATCATTGGAGCTGTCATGGGCCTGTTGCTCACCACATTGGGTGGGTTGCACATGGAGTTCTATTCGCAGTTGCTCCCCCTACTGGCGAAGGTGGCTGTCGTTTTTGCGATTGTCCAATTAATCGACAATATGGTATTTCAACCGCTTATTTATTCCAGTAGTGTAAAGGCGCACCCATTGGAAATTTTTTTGGTTATCTTGATGGCAGGTTCGATTGCCGGAGTAGGGGGAATGATCCTCGCAATTCCTACTTACACATTGATTCGTGTGATAGCCAAGGAGTTTTTCAGCGAATTCAAGATTGTGCAATCGATCACCAAATCTATTTAA
- a CDS encoding YigZ family protein: MGHLHYIEQETTGFLKDRGSKFHAFAYPVKDLADIEKRVQALKKEFHDARHHCYAYRLGMRGETTYATDDGEPSHSAGTPILAAIRSFEVTDALVVVVRYFGGTKLGVRGLIEAYRTSAELALEENPRTAIIPKVIFSIQYPYEKTSDINRILHRHDTEVVEAAYTEMCKQTLSIKVEEFPPLKQAFEQSGYHLEVLEEQ, translated from the coding sequence ATGGGCCATCTTCACTATATCGAGCAAGAAACCACCGGATTTCTCAAAGATCGCGGTTCCAAGTTCCACGCATTTGCCTATCCCGTCAAGGATCTGGCCGATATCGAAAAAAGGGTCCAAGCCCTCAAAAAAGAGTTTCACGATGCACGCCACCATTGCTATGCCTACCGACTGGGGATGCGCGGCGAAACCACCTACGCAACCGATGACGGCGAGCCTTCACACAGTGCCGGCACTCCCATCCTCGCAGCGATCCGCTCATTCGAAGTGACAGACGCGCTCGTAGTGGTGGTGCGCTACTTTGGAGGAACCAAACTGGGCGTCAGGGGTTTGATCGAGGCCTATAGAACATCTGCGGAACTGGCACTGGAGGAAAACCCACGGACAGCGATCATTCCCAAGGTGATCTTCTCCATCCAATATCCCTACGAAAAGACCTCGGATATCAACCGGATCTTGCACCGCCATGATACCGAAGTCGTAGAGGCCGCCTACACGGAAATGTGCAAGCAGACCCTCTCGATCAAGGTCGAGGAATTCCCTCCCCTCAAGCAGGCATTCGAGCAATCTGGCTATCACCTGGAAGTTTTGGAGGAGCAATAA
- a CDS encoding T9SS type A sorting domain-containing protein translates to MKFLLRFCMFWLILPMGSLMAQSQFRTLTVPLEVPPSPEAVQQIAQSEMETITRRPAEVSLTHMRRSPGGWHFRYDHIHLGFPIHEAGIKVNIRQDGQGGNTLSYTPSQLSGSLPTRWASVPPLESQLASTYSACEFHWDTCWVETAAALQLAYRAELTACDFSDRREILLDASTGQTLQDRSLGVHHHEAAMGDTSGRGLAFVPDPITQGQTTYGAMFTDNSDLHTATLGSLMDTVILRDLTYDNGEFLLQGPYVEIQDIASFSYPIATSTDGTFYFQRDQSGFEDVMCYYHIDTFQRYVQHLGFTDMGNEPIQIDPHGRADFDNSTFFPNGSASYILFGDGGVDDAEDADVIIHEYGHALSNAVSPSTNSGKERQGLDEGFGDYIAAGYSYDLDTYRWEDIYTWDGHNEFWSGRSANDPGTYPPSGNSIYDFGTLWASAMMDVRLDIGGPAADAIMFEAMYSLFNNMTLEDAANLLLDADTALFSGVHSQAILSSFCSRNILNHPNCISVSNGPDVANFSWEAFPNPAKDRVRLRWKGVIQGVQLRIRIYNPLGQTLYQDQWALSANPRGIEIPLNMAPGMYMLEVSTDSERLGSRTLHILPY, encoded by the coding sequence ATGAAATTCCTCCTCCGGTTCTGCATGTTCTGGCTGATCCTTCCCATGGGTTCCTTGATGGCCCAGTCTCAATTTCGGACGCTTACAGTGCCCTTGGAGGTTCCTCCGAGCCCTGAGGCGGTGCAGCAAATCGCCCAATCCGAAATGGAGACCATCACGCGTAGACCTGCGGAAGTGTCCTTGACGCACATGCGCAGAAGTCCGGGAGGTTGGCACTTCAGATATGATCACATACACTTGGGATTTCCGATCCACGAGGCGGGCATCAAGGTGAATATCCGACAAGATGGCCAAGGTGGAAATACGCTTTCCTACACGCCTTCGCAGCTTTCGGGCAGTCTCCCCACCCGCTGGGCTTCCGTCCCACCGCTCGAATCGCAATTGGCTTCCACGTATTCCGCCTGTGAATTTCATTGGGACACTTGCTGGGTCGAAACAGCCGCGGCGCTTCAATTGGCCTATCGGGCAGAATTGACCGCCTGTGATTTCTCCGATCGTCGTGAAATCCTGTTGGATGCATCCACAGGCCAAACGCTCCAAGACCGGAGCCTCGGAGTTCATCATCACGAGGCTGCCATGGGAGACACCTCCGGACGCGGATTGGCCTTTGTTCCAGATCCCATCACCCAGGGACAGACCACTTACGGGGCCATGTTTACGGACAATTCTGATCTCCACACCGCCACCTTGGGGTCGCTCATGGATACCGTCATACTGCGAGACTTGACCTATGACAATGGCGAGTTTCTCCTGCAAGGCCCCTATGTAGAAATTCAGGACATTGCCAGCTTCAGCTATCCCATTGCGACTTCTACGGATGGCACCTTCTATTTTCAGCGGGATCAATCGGGATTCGAGGATGTGATGTGCTATTATCACATTGACACCTTCCAACGGTATGTCCAGCATTTGGGCTTCACCGATATGGGAAATGAACCCATCCAGATCGATCCACATGGTCGGGCGGATTTCGACAATTCCACCTTTTTCCCCAATGGGAGCGCCTCCTACATCTTGTTTGGCGATGGCGGCGTGGACGATGCAGAGGACGCAGATGTAATCATTCACGAATATGGTCATGCGCTCTCCAATGCCGTTTCCCCCAGCACCAATTCAGGCAAGGAACGCCAAGGGCTGGACGAAGGCTTTGGAGATTACATCGCAGCGGGATATTCCTACGATCTCGACACCTATCGATGGGAAGACATCTATACGTGGGATGGCCACAATGAATTTTGGAGTGGGCGTTCTGCGAATGACCCGGGGACCTATCCTCCCAGCGGCAATTCGATTTACGATTTCGGAACGCTCTGGGCATCGGCCATGATGGATGTGCGTTTGGACATCGGCGGTCCTGCGGCAGATGCCATCATGTTTGAGGCCATGTACAGCCTATTCAACAACATGACCCTCGAAGATGCCGCCAACTTGCTGCTCGATGCGGATACGGCGCTGTTCTCGGGGGTGCATTCACAGGCGATCCTCAGTTCGTTCTGCAGCCGAAACATCCTCAATCACCCCAATTGCATTTCCGTGTCCAACGGCCCAGATGTAGCGAATTTCAGTTGGGAGGCATTTCCCAACCCCGCCAAAGATCGCGTCCGGCTCCGTTGGAAAGGCGTCATCCAAGGCGTACAGCTTCGCATACGCATCTACAATCCTTTGGGGCAAACGCTCTATCAGGATCAGTGGGCGCTTTCGGCAAATCCTCGAGGCATCGAAATCCCCTTGAATATGGCTCCGGGAATGTATATGTTGGAGGTTTCAACGGACTCCGAGCGACTCGGCAGCCGGACCCTTCATATCCTTCCATACTAG
- a CDS encoding MBL fold metallo-hydrolase, with protein sequence MKLPGYGIDTLDRTFGPVEALRMGVRYFGKASKFSVHTYFVDGLMIDTGMSRAQAEVLAWAQQRPISQIMLTHYHEDHSGNSAALQAAGYSVLAYPLTCDQVAKGVHTFPYQNLMFGPAASANLTPIQGQIETDRYTFEILHTPGHSYDHVSLYERKEGWLFSGDLYIADRIKFFKSGESVPQQLESLRKLVKLDFGPLFCAHNPQPENGKARLLAKIAFFEELTGQILDLHQQGLSVPEIQKSLRRTDKLWGLIFTSGDVSARNMVESVVKEVKT encoded by the coding sequence ATGAAATTACCCGGATACGGGATTGACACACTGGACCGGACATTTGGACCTGTCGAAGCCCTCCGGATGGGGGTTCGATATTTCGGCAAGGCCTCCAAATTTTCGGTCCATACCTATTTTGTGGACGGGCTCATGATCGATACCGGGATGAGTCGTGCCCAAGCAGAAGTGCTCGCATGGGCCCAGCAGCGGCCGATCTCCCAAATCATGCTCACCCACTACCACGAGGATCATAGCGGCAATTCAGCGGCGCTACAAGCGGCAGGGTATTCGGTCCTCGCCTATCCGCTCACCTGCGATCAGGTAGCCAAGGGCGTCCATACCTTTCCGTATCAGAATCTCATGTTTGGACCTGCGGCATCTGCCAACCTCACTCCCATTCAGGGGCAGATCGAAACCGACCGCTACACCTTTGAAATCCTCCACACGCCGGGGCACTCCTATGACCATGTCAGCCTATATGAGCGCAAGGAGGGATGGCTATTTTCCGGCGACCTGTACATCGCAGATCGCATCAAATTCTTCAAATCCGGCGAGTCGGTTCCCCAGCAATTGGAAAGTCTGCGGAAGCTCGTGAAACTCGATTTCGGGCCGCTCTTCTGCGCACACAATCCCCAACCCGAAAACGGCAAAGCTCGGCTGCTCGCCAAAATCGCCTTCTTCGAAGAATTGACCGGGCAGATCCTCGACCTCCATCAGCAGGGCCTCAGCGTGCCGGAGATCCAGAAATCGCTCCGTCGTACAGATAAGTTGTGGGGGCTGATTTTCACATCGGGAGATGTGAGCGCAAGGAATATGGTGGAGAGTGTGGTAAAGGAAGTAAAGACCTGA